The proteins below come from a single Holdemania massiliensis genomic window:
- a CDS encoding FeoA family protein: MPLTLAQTGQINAVKRIGGKEEVRRFLNSLGLVEGSEVMLVSQNQGNVIVKVKESRVAISKEMANKIMI, encoded by the coding sequence ATGCCGTTAACATTGGCACAGACAGGGCAGATCAACGCGGTTAAACGCATCGGCGGGAAGGAAGAAGTGCGCCGTTTCCTGAATTCATTGGGATTGGTCGAAGGCAGTGAAGTCATGCTTGTTTCTCAGAACCAGGGCAACGTCATCGTCAAAGTGAAAGAATCCCGAGTTGCCATCAGCAAGGAAATGGCCAATAAGATCATGATATAA
- the rplD gene encoding 50S ribosomal protein L4 has product MPKLNVYNLEAKEIREIELAEAVFGIEPNQQVMFDALIMQRANMRQGTHDTKSRHEVSGGGKKPWRQKGTGRARQGSIRAPQWRGGGIAFGPTPRSYAYRLNRKVRRLALRSLLSEKVIENNLVVVDALKFDAIKTKEFVKVMDAFKFEGKTLFVADIAEDFDNAFMSLRNIPNAALLTVEELNAFDIANAAKLVMTEAAANKAGEVFA; this is encoded by the coding sequence ATGCCAAAGTTAAATGTATATAACCTGGAAGCTAAAGAGATTCGTGAAATCGAACTGGCTGAGGCTGTATTCGGCATTGAACCTAATCAGCAGGTCATGTTTGACGCGCTCATCATGCAGCGCGCGAATATGCGTCAGGGTACGCATGACACCAAGAGCCGTCACGAAGTCAGCGGCGGCGGCAAGAAGCCTTGGCGTCAGAAGGGCACAGGCCGTGCCCGTCAGGGTTCCATCCGTGCTCCGCAGTGGAGAGGCGGCGGCATCGCTTTCGGTCCTACACCGCGCAGCTATGCTTACCGTCTGAACCGTAAGGTTCGCCGGCTGGCTCTGAGATCGCTGCTTTCTGAAAAGGTCATTGAAAACAACTTGGTTGTTGTCGATGCGCTGAAGTTTGACGCGATCAAAACAAAGGAATTTGTCAAAGTGATGGACGCATTCAAGTTTGAAGGCAAGACGCTGTTTGTAGCGGATATCGCCGAGGACTTCGACAATGCCTTCATGTCGCTGCGCAATATTCCAAACGCTGCCTTATTGACAGTTGAAGAACTGAACGCCTTCGACATTGCCAACGCTGCGAAGCTGGTCATGACGGAAGCGGCTGCCAACAAAGCTGGGGAGGTATTCGCATAA
- the tatA gene encoding twin-arginine translocase TatA/TatE family subunit, producing the protein MFGKFGTTELLVVLVIVIIVFGPKQLPKLSKMFGKTIKNFKEGMSDKDSDKSDDEE; encoded by the coding sequence ATGTTTGGAAAATTTGGTACAACTGAATTATTAGTCGTCTTAGTCATCGTCATCATCGTTTTTGGTCCGAAGCAGCTGCCTAAGTTAAGCAAAATGTTCGGCAAGACAATTAAGAACTTTAAGGAAGGCATGTCCGATAAGGATTCTGACAAGTCTGACGACGAAGAATAA
- a CDS encoding MerR family transcriptional regulator, giving the protein MNYSIKEISARLNIPASTLRYYEKRGIIGPLARRAGQVRVFSEADLKLLQIVQCLKKTGMPIEEIRQFAELICQGDATLSQRADLFEHHKAQIEHQIEQLQENLAVLERKMKIFSTPSAK; this is encoded by the coding sequence ATGAATTATTCGATCAAAGAAATTTCCGCACGGCTCAATATTCCAGCCTCCACGCTGCGCTATTATGAAAAACGTGGGATTATTGGCCCGTTAGCGCGCCGGGCCGGTCAGGTCCGCGTGTTTTCCGAAGCGGATCTCAAGCTGCTGCAGATCGTCCAGTGTCTGAAAAAAACCGGAATGCCGATTGAGGAAATCCGGCAGTTTGCCGAGCTGATCTGCCAGGGCGATGCAACGCTCAGTCAGCGCGCCGATTTGTTCGAGCATCACAAGGCACAGATTGAGCATCAGATTGAACAGCTGCAGGAAAACCTCGCTGTGCTGGAGAGGAAAATGAAAATATTCAGCACCCCTTCGGCAAAATAA
- a CDS encoding alpha/beta hydrolase, with protein sequence MFEFLKSKKQNPRRTVVVALHGFGRRRTDEFLPLKNFLAEKKIELILPELFNPRNPQDVDPQKWIQRAEEVVDELTAQNADVILIGFSMGGVIAAHLAAVKPVKKLILLAPAFNYINVGNAADLITGWFSSPNKKEQPDDYPPLPSDFTSVFMNVVDLLKQDAVLVECPVMILHGTEDETIAVSSSRKIYKKIPAAQKGLILLEGVGHAILDDPAYASIALHTIAAFIDGQIHF encoded by the coding sequence ATGTTTGAATTTCTGAAATCAAAAAAGCAGAACCCGCGCCGCACCGTCGTTGTCGCGCTGCATGGATTTGGCCGGCGCCGGACCGATGAGTTTCTGCCGCTTAAAAATTTTCTTGCGGAAAAGAAGATCGAGCTGATCCTGCCGGAGCTGTTTAATCCGCGCAACCCCCAGGACGTCGATCCGCAGAAATGGATTCAGCGGGCCGAGGAAGTGGTTGACGAGCTGACAGCGCAGAACGCCGACGTCATTTTGATCGGATTTTCCATGGGCGGCGTCATCGCCGCGCATCTGGCGGCTGTCAAACCGGTGAAGAAGCTGATCCTGCTGGCGCCGGCCTTCAATTATATCAATGTCGGCAACGCTGCGGATTTAATCACCGGCTGGTTCAGCAGTCCCAATAAAAAAGAACAGCCCGATGACTATCCGCCGCTGCCCTCTGATTTCACTTCTGTCTTTATGAATGTTGTCGATCTGTTGAAACAGGATGCCGTCTTGGTGGAATGCCCGGTCATGATCCTGCATGGCACGGAAGATGAAACGATTGCCGTTTCTTCCAGCCGTAAGATTTATAAGAAGATCCCGGCCGCGCAGAAAGGCTTAATTCTGCTGGAAGGGGTAGGCCATGCAATTCTGGATGATCCGGCCTATGCCTCCATAGCACTCCATACGATCGCGGCGTTTATTGACGGTCAGATCCATTTTTAA
- the rplC gene encoding 50S ribosomal protein L3 has translation MKGILGRKLGMTQVFTTDGVLIPVTVVEALPNVVLQKKTLENDGYEAVQLGFEDLSEKGSNKAEKGHAAKASTAAKRFVREIRGAEMMNLEVGNEVKVDLFAAGEIVDVTGTSKGRGYNGTIVRNNATMGPKTHGGSKNMRHIGSLATTGRNNGRIEKGTAGAGQEGGYTTTTQNLEIIKVDVENNYMLVKGNVPGPKRGLVVVKSSVKGTAAVSAKDLISYSEETKEEE, from the coding sequence ATGAAAGGTATTTTAGGACGTAAACTTGGCATGACGCAGGTATTCACTACGGATGGCGTATTGATCCCTGTCACAGTCGTTGAAGCACTGCCGAACGTAGTGCTGCAGAAGAAAACCCTGGAAAACGATGGCTACGAAGCTGTTCAGCTGGGATTTGAAGATCTGAGCGAAAAGGGTTCCAACAAAGCTGAAAAGGGTCATGCTGCCAAGGCATCGACTGCAGCGAAGCGGTTTGTCCGCGAAATCCGCGGAGCGGAAATGATGAATCTGGAAGTCGGCAACGAAGTCAAGGTTGATCTGTTCGCAGCGGGTGAGATCGTCGATGTAACCGGCACCAGCAAGGGCCGCGGCTACAACGGTACGATCGTCAGAAACAACGCGACAATGGGTCCGAAGACACACGGCGGATCGAAAAATATGCGGCATATCGGTTCTCTGGCAACAACCGGACGAAACAACGGCCGGATTGAAAAAGGAACAGCCGGAGCGGGTCAGGAAGGTGGCTACACCACAACGACTCAGAATCTGGAAATCATCAAGGTTGATGTTGAAAACAACTACATGCTGGTCAAGGGCAACGTTCCGGGACCGAAGCGCGGACTGGTTGTTGTTAAGTCATCCGTCAAAGGAACAGCTGCTGTTTCGGCCAAAGATCTGATCAGCTATTCCGAAGAAACAAAAGAGGAGGAATAA
- a CDS encoding twin-arginine translocase TatA/TatE family subunit, translating to MKIGITEIVMICVIALVVLGPEKLPIYAKKLGASLKEVKKVTGDLSKDIRENIVEPLDEASAPLKEAIEPIVSLKEDVNKSIDDVTKSFKSIGKPAKKEEPKPEVIEAEVSEAAVEAETEVLAQTEEPETPSLAETYTGRKAPRRSRPTAKSTGRRTHNA from the coding sequence ATGAAGATAGGAATTACCGAGATCGTTATGATCTGTGTGATCGCGTTGGTGGTTCTGGGGCCGGAGAAGCTTCCGATCTACGCTAAGAAGCTGGGCGCATCGCTGAAAGAAGTCAAAAAGGTGACGGGTGATCTGTCCAAGGACATCCGCGAGAATATCGTCGAGCCGCTCGACGAAGCGAGTGCACCGCTGAAAGAAGCGATTGAACCAATCGTTTCACTGAAAGAGGACGTCAATAAGTCGATTGACGACGTCACCAAGTCGTTTAAGTCAATTGGCAAGCCGGCGAAGAAGGAAGAACCGAAGCCGGAAGTCATTGAGGCGGAAGTCAGTGAAGCTGCGGTGGAAGCAGAAACGGAAGTTTTGGCGCAAACGGAGGAACCGGAAACACCGTCACTGGCCGAAACCTACACGGGCCGCAAGGCGCCGCGCCGTTCACGTCCAACGGCAAAAAGTACAGGACGCCGCACGCATAATGCGTAA
- a CDS encoding FeoA family protein, which translates to MKTLKDIPVRETVSVKKLHGEGAVRRRIMDMGITKGTQVYVRKVAPLGDPIEVNVRGYELSLRKADAQMIEVE; encoded by the coding sequence ATGAAAACATTGAAAGACATTCCCGTCAGGGAAACGGTCTCCGTCAAGAAGCTTCATGGTGAGGGTGCTGTCCGACGGCGGATCATGGATATGGGAATTACCAAAGGCACACAGGTATACGTGCGTAAGGTTGCTCCGCTGGGCGATCCGATTGAGGTCAATGTCCGCGGCTATGAATTATCACTGCGCAAAGCAGACGCGCAGATGATTGAAGTGGAATAA
- the feoB gene encoding ferrous iron transport protein B: MGIKIALAGNPNSGKTTLFNALTGSNQFVGNWPGVTVEKKEGRLKDQKDVTITDLPGIYSLSPYTLEEVVARNYLIHERPDAILNIVDGTNLERNLYLTTQLLELGIPVVVAINMIDVVKKNGDQIHLQQLAKALGCEVVAISALKQTGIKEAAAQAVKLAHNQEALPPVHRFSSNVEQVLDQIISQLPSDIPSAMQRFYAIKLFERDDKIASMMSTVPNVEALIQKTEDKLDEDAESIITNERYNYISSIIHQCYARKNQSRMSVSDKIDSIVTNRWLALPIFIAVMALVYAVSMGGWSVSIGTLGTDWANDVLFGEWVPGMVGTFLNTMGVGGWLASLIQDGIVAGVGAVLGFVPQMLVLFFLLCILEDIGYMARIAFIMDRIFRRFGLSGKSFIPMLVATGCGVPGIMASRTIEQDRDRKMTIMTTGFIPCGAKMPIIGLFAGALFNNSAWVATSAYFIGVAAVILSGILLKKTKLFAGDPAPFVMELPAYHIPSASNVLRGTWERGWSFIKRAGTIILLSSIVLWFLQGYGFVNGVFQAVEDNNQSLLALIGNAVAWIFYPLGWIGDMGWKATVATMTGLIAKEEVVNTFAVLYHYSGELSEVGNEIWSFVAADFTALSAYSFMIFNLLCAPCFAAMGAIKREMNNPKWTIGAIGYMCGFAYAAAMIVYQIGGFITGEVPLTLFTVIAAVLLAGLIYLLIRPYKESKTLQVELKETVKI, encoded by the coding sequence ATGGGAATTAAAATTGCGCTGGCCGGCAATCCGAACAGCGGGAAAACGACACTTTTTAACGCCTTAACCGGTTCGAATCAGTTTGTGGGCAATTGGCCGGGCGTGACGGTTGAAAAGAAGGAAGGCCGGCTGAAGGATCAGAAAGACGTTACGATTACGGATCTGCCGGGAATTTACTCACTTTCTCCCTATACGCTGGAGGAAGTCGTCGCCCGGAATTATCTGATTCATGAGCGGCCGGATGCGATTTTGAATATCGTTGACGGCACCAATCTCGAACGCAATCTGTATTTAACCACGCAGCTGCTGGAGCTGGGAATTCCGGTGGTCGTTGCGATCAACATGATCGACGTCGTCAAGAAAAACGGCGATCAGATCCACCTGCAGCAGCTGGCGAAAGCGTTGGGCTGCGAGGTGGTGGCAATTTCGGCCTTGAAGCAAACTGGAATCAAGGAAGCTGCGGCTCAGGCCGTCAAGCTGGCGCACAACCAAGAAGCCTTGCCGCCGGTGCATCGATTCAGCTCCAATGTGGAACAGGTTCTGGATCAAATCATCTCACAGCTGCCTTCTGATATCCCTTCCGCCATGCAGCGTTTCTATGCGATTAAGCTGTTTGAGCGCGACGATAAAATCGCTTCGATGATGAGTACGGTCCCAAATGTTGAAGCTTTGATTCAAAAGACGGAAGACAAACTGGATGAGGATGCCGAGAGTATTATCACGAATGAACGCTATAACTATATCAGCTCGATTATTCATCAATGTTATGCAAGAAAAAATCAATCGCGGATGTCGGTCTCCGATAAAATTGATTCCATCGTCACCAACCGCTGGCTGGCACTGCCGATTTTCATTGCGGTGATGGCGTTAGTTTATGCGGTTTCGATGGGCGGCTGGTCGGTTTCGATCGGAACACTGGGAACGGATTGGGCCAACGATGTTCTGTTTGGTGAATGGGTTCCTGGCATGGTCGGAACGTTCTTGAATACGATGGGGGTTGGCGGATGGCTGGCCAGTTTGATTCAGGACGGCATTGTTGCTGGTGTCGGCGCGGTCTTAGGCTTTGTACCGCAGATGCTTGTGCTGTTCTTCCTGCTGTGTATTCTTGAGGATATCGGATATATGGCTCGGATCGCGTTCATCATGGACCGAATTTTCCGACGCTTTGGCCTGAGCGGCAAAAGCTTTATTCCGATGCTGGTGGCGACAGGCTGCGGTGTCCCGGGCATTATGGCTTCCCGGACGATTGAACAGGATCGTGACCGCAAGATGACGATTATGACAACCGGTTTTATTCCCTGCGGGGCCAAAATGCCGATCATCGGTCTGTTTGCCGGAGCCCTGTTCAACAATTCCGCCTGGGTCGCGACGTCCGCTTATTTTATCGGTGTTGCGGCGGTGATTCTGTCCGGCATCCTGCTGAAAAAAACAAAGCTTTTCGCAGGCGATCCGGCACCGTTTGTCATGGAGCTGCCGGCTTATCACATTCCATCCGCATCGAATGTGCTGCGGGGAACTTGGGAGCGCGGCTGGTCGTTTATCAAGCGGGCAGGCACGATCATTCTGCTGAGCTCCATCGTCCTGTGGTTCTTACAGGGATATGGCTTTGTCAACGGCGTATTTCAGGCGGTAGAGGATAACAATCAATCCTTGTTGGCACTGATCGGCAATGCGGTAGCATGGATCTTCTATCCGCTGGGCTGGATCGGTGATATGGGCTGGAAAGCGACGGTCGCGACGATGACCGGTCTGATCGCCAAGGAGGAAGTCGTCAATACATTCGCTGTGCTGTATCATTACAGCGGTGAATTGAGTGAAGTCGGCAATGAAATCTGGTCCTTCGTCGCGGCGGACTTTACCGCGCTGTCGGCATACAGCTTCATGATTTTCAATCTGTTGTGCGCACCCTGCTTCGCTGCGATGGGGGCGATCAAACGCGAAATGAACAATCCGAAGTGGACAATCGGAGCGATTGGTTACATGTGCGGCTTCGCTTATGCTGCGGCGATGATCGTCTACCAGATCGGCGGCTTCATCACCGGCGAGGTGCCGCTGACGCTGTTTACGGTCATCGCGGCCGTCCTGCTGGCGGGTCTGATTTACCTCTTAATTCGCCCGTATAAGGAAAGCAAGACGCTGCAGGTGGAGCTTAAGGAAACCGTGAAGATCTAA
- the tatC gene encoding twin-arginine translocase subunit TatC yields the protein MAKHKQKQEQENEEAVMSLTGHLKELRNRILIVIAVLFAGLLICFNYAGPIVNLLTEQGTELGYQFVYLSPQALFMQYIKVALIGAVCLGSPVILYEIWAFIRPGLERRENFVFFFAMVAGLFFFILGAGFAYKIALPFMLYFFINVNASTSIVASISIESYLSFIMTIFITFGTVFEMPVATVILTQLGLMRPEWMVKGRSVVIVVIFVVAAVITPPDVVSQVMIAVPMLLLYQLSIGLCRIFRKRKVANSEDEDEEEETKE from the coding sequence ATGGCGAAGCATAAACAGAAACAGGAACAAGAGAATGAAGAAGCGGTCATGTCGCTGACCGGTCATCTGAAAGAACTGCGCAATCGGATTCTGATTGTGATCGCGGTTCTGTTCGCTGGCTTACTGATCTGTTTCAATTACGCGGGGCCGATCGTTAACCTGTTGACGGAACAGGGGACAGAACTGGGATATCAGTTCGTGTACCTTTCACCGCAGGCTTTGTTCATGCAGTATATCAAGGTTGCGTTGATTGGGGCAGTATGCCTCGGTTCACCGGTAATTCTGTATGAAATCTGGGCGTTTATCCGTCCCGGGCTGGAACGCAGGGAAAACTTTGTCTTTTTCTTCGCGATGGTCGCGGGTTTGTTTTTCTTCATTCTCGGCGCAGGATTTGCTTATAAGATCGCGCTGCCGTTTATGTTGTATTTTTTCATCAACGTTAACGCCTCCACTTCCATTGTCGCGTCCATTTCGATTGAAAGCTATCTCAGCTTTATCATGACGATTTTCATTACTTTCGGCACAGTGTTTGAAATGCCGGTGGCTACGGTCATCCTGACACAGCTGGGATTAATGCGTCCGGAATGGATGGTAAAAGGCCGCTCTGTGGTCATCGTTGTGATCTTTGTTGTTGCGGCTGTTATCACGCCGCCGGATGTTGTGTCGCAGGTTATGATTGCGGTGCCGATGCTTCTGTTGTATCAGCTGAGCATCGGGTTGTGCCGCATTTTCAGGAAGCGCAAAGTGGCGAACAGTGAAGATGAGGATGAAGAGGAAGAAACAAAAGAATAG
- a CDS encoding DUF975 family protein: MFVRAELKRRAKEVLSRKYLKLFLAALILYWLTDGIPNFKIFSVNFNFGVPTSQWLDAMTITLLGKTYVGLSSLWGLFGPLVLMYTLLSAAVAVLLRLVVFNPLGFGVMNYFKRAATDEENVNDVFRSFNQWEELKRAALTGFWRDLIVFLYSLLFIIPGVVKSYSYRFVPYLTEDEPDLDPQQILALSQEMTQGIKLDLFVLDLSFFLWYVLGAITFNIGTYFIHPYIYQTDAECYLEVRSQYYGGMHENWD, translated from the coding sequence ATGTTTGTACGAGCTGAATTAAAACGCCGAGCGAAAGAGGTGCTGAGCCGGAAATATTTAAAATTATTTCTAGCCGCGTTGATTTTGTACTGGCTGACAGATGGAATTCCAAACTTCAAGATTTTTTCAGTGAATTTTAATTTTGGAGTTCCGACATCACAATGGCTGGACGCCATGACGATTACGCTGCTGGGCAAAACGTATGTGGGCTTGTCTTCGCTATGGGGGCTGTTTGGTCCGCTGGTTTTGATGTATACGCTGCTGAGTGCGGCTGTCGCGGTTTTACTGCGGCTGGTCGTTTTCAATCCGCTGGGATTTGGCGTCATGAATTACTTTAAACGCGCCGCAACGGATGAGGAAAATGTCAACGACGTCTTCCGCAGCTTTAATCAATGGGAAGAACTGAAGCGTGCTGCATTGACGGGCTTCTGGCGGGATCTTATTGTGTTCCTGTATTCCTTGTTATTTATCATTCCCGGTGTTGTTAAATCGTACAGCTACCGATTTGTACCCTACTTGACAGAAGATGAACCAGATCTCGATCCTCAACAGATCCTTGCGCTTTCCCAGGAAATGACGCAGGGGATCAAGCTGGATTTGTTTGTGCTGGATCTTTCCTTCTTTTTATGGTATGTATTAGGGGCGATCACGTTCAATATCGGCACTTATTTCATCCATCCTTATATTTATCAGACGGATGCGGAGTGCTATCTGGAGGTTCGCAGTCAATACTATGGAGGAATGCATGAGAACTGGGATTAA
- the rpsJ gene encoding 30S ribosomal protein S10, which translates to MAKNSVRIRLKAYEHRILDTASEKIVKAAQEHGAKKVVGPVPLPTEKQVVTILRAVHKYKDSREQFEIRTHKRLIEIVGPTAETIDALSRLELPSGVDIEIKL; encoded by the coding sequence ATGGCAAAAAACAGCGTAAGAATTCGTTTAAAAGCTTACGAACACAGAATCCTGGATACAGCCAGCGAAAAGATCGTTAAGGCTGCTCAGGAACACGGCGCAAAGAAAGTCGTCGGACCTGTACCCCTGCCGACTGAGAAGCAGGTGGTAACCATTTTGAGAGCTGTCCACAAGTACAAAGATTCCCGTGAACAGTTTGAAATCAGAACACATAAGCGTTTGATCGAGATCGTCGGACCGACTGCAGAAACCATTGACGCATTGAGCCGTCTGGAACTGCCGAGCGGCGTCGACATCGAGATCAAGCTGTAA
- a CDS encoding MFS transporter encodes MTKKKSVFRMMVITVLLGIGMNFHHPVTPTLYTAMELPSRIFGTSMAVMCFFSFLTSVFWGEFSNHIGRVKVFTISCVCYGLAQLSLGFSASELAVLISRGAAGAFSGGAIVATMAYVIDVSEPSKQASNLAVYTAMQSVSLAVGYLLGGVLGTIHFQLAFNVQATWMILLGLGTVFFVEDSIVDPQTVKPRELLKTVNPFNSFASARSLMSTVMILFLIVVFLTGFATNCHENAFNYFLKAELDFKPIYNGLIKAVIGVIGLIANFSINLWIIRRTDAKKSLIVVLALCALTAAGALIPGNLTLFIAMNLAFFTANAVYQPITQALSVEGRKNNEVGIITGLFNAIKSMGNVLGSLAAGIVYDLNMLFPFMLSAGAFALSAAAAWAYWRSAKRPQL; translated from the coding sequence ATGACAAAAAAGAAATCGGTTTTCAGGATGATGGTGATCACGGTGCTGTTGGGGATAGGAATGAATTTCCATCATCCGGTGACGCCGACATTGTATACGGCAATGGAACTTCCATCGCGGATTTTCGGAACATCCATGGCGGTCATGTGCTTCTTTTCATTTTTAACTTCAGTCTTTTGGGGTGAATTCAGCAATCATATCGGCCGGGTCAAAGTGTTTACGATTTCCTGCGTGTGTTATGGCCTGGCGCAGCTGAGCCTGGGCTTTTCTGCGAGTGAGCTGGCCGTGCTGATTTCGCGCGGGGCGGCCGGGGCCTTTTCCGGCGGGGCGATCGTTGCGACAATGGCGTATGTGATCGACGTCAGCGAACCTTCCAAACAGGCCTCCAACCTGGCGGTCTACACCGCGATGCAGTCTGTGTCGCTGGCTGTGGGTTATCTGTTGGGCGGTGTGTTGGGAACAATTCATTTTCAGTTAGCGTTTAATGTTCAGGCGACCTGGATGATTCTGTTGGGGCTGGGAACGGTGTTCTTTGTGGAAGATTCCATTGTGGACCCGCAGACCGTCAAGCCCCGTGAACTACTGAAAACGGTGAATCCGTTCAATTCCTTCGCCAGTGCCCGCAGTCTGATGAGCACGGTCATGATTCTGTTTTTGATCGTTGTGTTTCTGACCGGCTTCGCTACCAATTGTCATGAAAATGCCTTCAACTATTTCTTAAAGGCCGAGCTGGATTTTAAGCCAATTTATAATGGTTTGATCAAAGCGGTCATTGGCGTCATCGGACTGATCGCCAATTTCTCAATCAACCTGTGGATTATCCGCCGTACCGATGCTAAGAAGTCGCTGATCGTAGTTCTGGCATTGTGCGCGCTGACGGCAGCCGGAGCGCTGATTCCGGGGAATCTGACGCTGTTTATCGCCATGAACCTGGCGTTCTTCACGGCCAATGCGGTATATCAGCCGATTACGCAGGCTTTGTCGGTGGAAGGGCGAAAGAATAATGAAGTTGGGATCATCACCGGTTTATTCAATGCGATTAAATCGATGGGCAATGTTCTCGGCTCGCTGGCTGCGGGAATTGTTTATGATCTGAATATGTTGTTTCCGTTTATGCTGAGTGCGGGTGCCTTCGCGCTTTCAGCCGCTGCAGCATGGGCTTACTGGCGCAGTGCCAAACGGCCGCAGCTCTAA
- a CDS encoding HAD family hydrolase, translating into MRTGIKGILFDLDNTLIDRQAAANAKVRKLVAELFPQVQDPVEFENIVQKLLTWDEYGSIPKIHMYSMLAKEYGLSEEQREALCQDWGETFGDYTVVFPQARAVVEQLKKKYKVGIVTNGSSKMQRRKLELCGLADLFEVIVISGEFQAHKPDVEIFLEGARQLQLPPQEIAFVGDTFFTDIIGAYRAGMQPIWIFSNPGQQCQADLPRIYQIEELLDLL; encoded by the coding sequence ATGAGAACTGGGATTAAGGGAATTTTATTTGATTTGGATAATACGCTGATCGATCGGCAGGCCGCCGCGAATGCCAAGGTCAGAAAACTGGTGGCTGAGCTGTTTCCGCAGGTGCAGGATCCGGTGGAGTTTGAAAATATTGTTCAGAAGCTGTTGACCTGGGATGAATATGGATCCATTCCCAAGATCCATATGTATTCGATGTTGGCAAAGGAATACGGCTTAAGTGAGGAACAGAGAGAAGCTTTATGTCAGGATTGGGGAGAAACCTTTGGTGATTATACCGTTGTTTTTCCACAGGCCCGCGCGGTCGTTGAACAGCTGAAAAAGAAGTATAAAGTCGGCATCGTGACCAACGGCAGCTCTAAAATGCAGCGGCGCAAGCTTGAACTTTGCGGACTGGCGGATCTGTTTGAGGTGATCGTCATTTCCGGTGAGTTTCAGGCCCATAAGCCGGATGTTGAAATCTTTCTGGAAGGTGCACGTCAGCTACAGCTGCCGCCGCAGGAAATTGCGTTTGTCGGGGATACGTTCTTTACGGATATCATCGGTGCGTATCGGGCCGGGATGCAGCCGATTTGGATTTTTTCCAACCCTGGCCAGCAATGTCAGGCGGATCTGCCGCGGATTTATCAGATTGAGGAACTGCTCGATCTGTTGTAA
- a CDS encoding FeoB-associated Cys-rich membrane protein → MQPEIQSLLGQSLVLMLVAGVCLLAIRSLIREHRSSGSSCKGGCSGCGMDKICHSDAVENPLVSAYRQDHPVRHG, encoded by the coding sequence ATGCAGCCTGAAATTCAAAGTCTGTTGGGACAAAGTCTGGTCCTGATGCTTGTCGCGGGCGTCTGTCTGCTTGCGATCCGCAGTCTGATTCGGGAACACCGCAGCTCCGGTTCGTCCTGCAAAGGCGGCTGCAGCGGCTGCGGTATGGACAAAATTTGTCATAGTGATGCTGTCGAGAATCCCTTGGTCAGCGCATACCGCCAGGACCATCCGGTCCGGCACGGATAA